The following proteins are encoded in a genomic region of Synechococcus sp. CBW1002:
- the rplX gene encoding 50S ribosomal protein L24 produces MATATPKVKPQTRIKMRIKKGDTVQVISGKDKGKTGEVLRTLPIENRVIVQGINLRTRHVKPTQEGETGRIITEEASLHASNVMLYSTDKKVASRVEIVVEPDGTKKRRLKKTGEVLD; encoded by the coding sequence ATGGCCACTGCCACCCCCAAAGTCAAGCCCCAGACGCGCATCAAGATGCGCATCAAGAAGGGCGACACCGTGCAGGTGATCTCCGGCAAGGACAAGGGCAAGACCGGCGAGGTGCTGCGCACCCTGCCGATCGAGAACCGCGTCATCGTGCAAGGCATCAACCTGCGCACCCGCCACGTCAAGCCCACCCAGGAGGGCGAAACCGGCCGCATCATCACCGAGGAAGCTTCGCTGCATGCCTCCAACGTGATGCTCTATTCCACCGACAAAAAGGTGGCTAGCCGCGTTGAAATCGTGGTGGAGCCCGACGGCACCAAAAAGCGCCGCCTCAAGAAGACCGGCGAAGTTCTCGACTGA
- the rplN gene encoding 50S ribosomal protein L14 — translation MIQQETFLNVADNSGAKRIQCIRVLGTNRRYAHVGDVIVAAVKDAMPNMGVKKSDVVKAVVVRTRATLRRETGNAIRFDDNAAVILGTDNNPKGTRVFGPVARELRERNFTKIVSLAPEVI, via the coding sequence ATGATTCAACAGGAAACTTTCCTCAACGTCGCTGATAACAGCGGCGCCAAGCGCATCCAGTGCATCCGTGTGCTGGGCACCAACCGTCGCTACGCCCACGTGGGTGATGTGATCGTTGCCGCCGTCAAGGACGCCATGCCCAACATGGGCGTCAAGAAGTCGGATGTCGTCAAGGCCGTGGTGGTTCGCACCCGCGCCACCCTGCGCCGCGAAACCGGCAACGCCATCCGCTTCGACGACAACGCAGCCGTGATCCTGGGGACTGACAACAATCCCAAGGGAACCCGCGTGTTTGGCCCCGTGGCCCGCGAACTGCGGGAGCGGAACTTCACCAAGATCGTGTCCCTCGCTCCGGAGGTGATCTGA
- the rpsQ gene encoding 30S ribosomal protein S17: MALKERVGTVVSDKMDKTVVVAVENRFPHPIYQKTVSRTTRYKAHDEGNACRVGDRVRITETRPLSRTKRWMVAEVLSTTGAAPAPGSN, encoded by the coding sequence ATGGCACTCAAGGAACGGGTCGGCACCGTCGTCAGCGACAAGATGGATAAAACGGTGGTGGTCGCGGTGGAAAACCGCTTCCCCCATCCCATCTATCAAAAGACGGTCAGCCGCACCACCCGCTACAAAGCTCACGACGAAGGCAACGCCTGCCGCGTCGGCGATCGGGTCCGCATCACCGAAACCCGCCCTCTCAGCCGCACCAAGCGCTGGATGGTGGCCGAGGTCCTGTCCACCACCGGTGCCGCCCCGGCCCCCGGCAGCAACTGA
- the rpmC gene encoding 50S ribosomal protein L29, with translation MALPDIAEVRKLTEGEITEQIDATRRSLFDLRFQQATRRLEHPHRFKEARIKLAHLLTVQSERQRSSAS, from the coding sequence ATGGCCCTTCCCGACATCGCCGAGGTGCGCAAGCTCACCGAGGGCGAGATCACCGAACAGATCGACGCCACCCGGCGTTCCCTGTTTGATCTGCGTTTCCAGCAGGCCACCCGCCGCCTGGAACATCCGCATCGCTTCAAGGAAGCCCGCATCAAGCTGGCTCACCTGCTCACGGTGCAGAGCGAGCGTCAGCGCTCCAGCGCCTCCTGA
- the rplP gene encoding 50S ribosomal protein L16, whose protein sequence is MLSPRRVKFRKQQRGRMRGTATRGNTIAFGQFALQAQECGWITSRQIEASRRAMTRYVKRGGKIWIRIFPDKPVTMRPAETRMGSGKGNPEFWVAVIKPGRILFEMGGPEITETIAREAMRLAQYKLPVKTKFLSLADQEPADQDQAAIAVES, encoded by the coding sequence ATGCTGAGTCCACGACGCGTCAAATTCCGCAAACAGCAGCGGGGCCGCATGCGCGGCACCGCCACCCGCGGCAACACCATCGCTTTCGGGCAATTCGCCCTGCAGGCCCAGGAATGTGGCTGGATCACCTCCCGCCAGATCGAAGCCAGCCGCCGAGCGATGACCCGCTACGTCAAGCGGGGCGGCAAGATCTGGATCCGGATCTTCCCCGACAAACCGGTCACCATGCGCCCCGCTGAAACCCGGATGGGTTCCGGTAAAGGCAACCCGGAATTCTGGGTGGCGGTGATCAAACCCGGCCGCATCCTCTTTGAGATGGGTGGTCCTGAGATCACCGAAACCATTGCCCGGGAGGCCATGCGGCTGGCGCAGTACAAACTGCCCGTCAAAACCAAGTTTCTGAGCCTGGCCGATCAGGAACCTGCAGACCAAGACCAGGCCGCCATCGCAGTGGAGTCCTGA
- the rpsC gene encoding 30S ribosomal protein S3, whose translation MGHKIHPTGLRLGITQEHRSRWYAPSRTYPTLLQEDDRIRKFIHKKYGSAGISDVLISRKADQLEVELKTARPGVLVGRQGSGIEDLRSGIQKTLGDTSRQVRINVVEVERVDADAFLLAEYIAQQLEKRVAFRRVMRMAVQRAQRAGVLGLKIQVSGRLNGAEIARTEWTREGRVPLHTLRADIDYATKVATTTYGVLGIKVWVFKGEVLPGQQEKLPVGAAPKRRASRRPQQFEDRSNQE comes from the coding sequence ATGGGACACAAGATCCATCCAACCGGACTGCGCCTGGGGATCACCCAGGAGCACCGGTCCCGCTGGTACGCCCCCAGTCGTACCTATCCCACCCTCCTGCAGGAGGACGACCGCATCCGCAAGTTCATCCACAAGAAATACGGCTCTGCCGGCATCAGCGATGTGCTGATCTCGCGCAAGGCCGACCAGCTCGAAGTGGAACTCAAGACCGCACGCCCCGGCGTGCTGGTTGGCCGCCAGGGAAGCGGTATCGAGGATCTGCGCAGCGGCATCCAGAAGACCCTCGGAGATACGAGCCGTCAGGTCCGCATCAACGTGGTCGAAGTCGAGCGGGTCGATGCCGACGCCTTTCTGCTGGCTGAATACATCGCCCAGCAGCTGGAGAAGCGTGTCGCGTTCCGCCGCGTGATGCGCATGGCTGTCCAGCGCGCCCAGCGCGCCGGCGTGCTGGGCCTGAAGATCCAGGTGAGCGGACGCCTCAACGGCGCCGAGATCGCCCGGACGGAATGGACCCGTGAAGGTCGTGTGCCCCTGCACACCCTGCGTGCCGACATCGACTACGCCACCAAGGTGGCCACCACCACCTACGGCGTGCTTGGCATCAAGGTGTGGGTGTTCAAGGGCGAAGTGCTTCCGGGCCAGCAGGAGAAGCTCCCCGTGGGGGCAGCCCCGAAGCGCCGGGCCAGCCGTCGGCCCCAACAGTTCGAAGACCGTTCGAACCAAGAGTGA
- the rplV gene encoding 50S ribosomal protein L22 — protein sequence MANITPNSPALAHGRYIRGSVSKVRRVLDQIRGRTYREALIMLEFMPYRSTGPITKVLRSAVANAEHNLGLDPATLVVCQASADMGPSMKRFRPRAQGRAYAIKKQTCHISIAVAAPTT from the coding sequence ATGGCCAACATCACCCCCAACAGCCCAGCCCTGGCTCACGGCCGCTACATCCGCGGTTCCGTCTCCAAGGTCCGCCGGGTGCTCGATCAGATCCGCGGCCGCACCTACCGCGAGGCGCTGATCATGCTCGAGTTCATGCCTTACCGCTCCACCGGCCCGATCACCAAGGTGCTGCGCTCCGCGGTGGCGAATGCCGAGCACAATCTCGGTCTCGATCCGGCCACCCTGGTGGTCTGCCAGGCCAGCGCCGACATGGGTCCCTCCATGAAGCGCTTCCGGCCCCGCGCCCAGGGTCGCGCCTACGCGATCAAGAAACAGACCTGCCACATCAGCATTGCTGTGGCTGCTCCCACCACCTGA
- the rpsS gene encoding 30S ribosomal protein S19, with protein sequence MGRSLKKGPFIADSLLRKVEKQNAADDKSVIKTWSRASTILPMMIGHTIAVHNGKSHVPVYVTEQMVGHKLGEFAPTRTFRGHIKDKKGGR encoded by the coding sequence ATGGGACGTTCACTCAAGAAAGGTCCGTTCATTGCAGACAGCCTTCTGCGGAAGGTCGAAAAGCAGAACGCCGCCGACGACAAGTCCGTGATCAAGACCTGGTCACGCGCTTCCACCATCCTGCCGATGATGATCGGCCACACCATTGCCGTTCACAACGGCAAGAGCCATGTGCCGGTCTACGTGACCGAGCAGATGGTCGGTCACAAGCTGGGGGAATTCGCCCCCACCCGCACCTTCCGGGGCCACATCAAGGACAAGAAAGGAGGTCGCTGA
- the rplB gene encoding 50S ribosomal protein L2, which produces MAIRNYRPTSPGTRTRVATDFAEVTGRGRERGLVVAKHRRKGRNNRGVITCRHRGGGHKRLYRLVDFRRDKHGVVAKVAAIHYDPHRNARLALLFYTDGEKRYILAPAGIQIGQQVVSGPESPIETGNALPLSSIPLGSNVHNVELYAGRGGQMVRTAGASAQVVAKEGDYVALKLPSTEVRLVRRECYATLGEVGNSEMRNTSLGKAGRKRWLGRRPEVRGSVMNPCDHPHGGGEGRAPIGRSGPVTPWGKPALGLKTRKRNKPSNRFVLRKRRRTSKRSRGGRDS; this is translated from the coding sequence ATGGCAATCCGTAATTACCGTCCCACCTCTCCCGGCACCCGTACCCGCGTCGCGACCGACTTCGCTGAAGTCACCGGTCGCGGCCGTGAGCGGGGTCTGGTGGTGGCCAAGCACCGCCGCAAGGGCCGCAACAACCGCGGTGTGATCACCTGCCGCCACCGCGGCGGCGGTCACAAACGTCTCTATCGCCTCGTCGACTTCCGTCGCGACAAGCACGGCGTGGTGGCGAAAGTGGCGGCGATCCACTACGACCCCCACCGCAACGCCCGTCTGGCGCTGCTCTTCTACACCGATGGTGAGAAGCGCTACATCCTGGCGCCGGCCGGCATCCAGATCGGTCAGCAGGTGGTCTCCGGACCCGAGTCCCCGATCGAGACCGGCAACGCCCTGCCCCTGTCGTCGATCCCGCTGGGCTCAAACGTCCACAACGTCGAGTTGTACGCCGGTCGTGGCGGCCAGATGGTGCGCACCGCCGGTGCCAGCGCCCAGGTGGTGGCCAAGGAAGGCGACTATGTCGCCCTGAAGCTGCCGTCCACTGAGGTGCGCCTGGTGCGGCGCGAGTGCTACGCCACCCTCGGCGAGGTCGGCAACTCCGAGATGCGCAACACCAGCCTCGGCAAGGCCGGCCGCAAGCGCTGGCTCGGTCGTCGTCCTGAGGTGCGTGGCTCGGTCATGAACCCCTGCGACCACCCCCATGGTGGTGGTGAGGGCCGTGCCCCGATCGGCCGCTCCGGCCCTGTCACCCCCTGGGGCAAACCGGCCCTGGGCCTCAAAACCCGTAAGCGGAACAAACCCAGCAATCGGTTTGTGCTCCGGAAACGTCGCCGCACCTCCAAGCGGAGCCGTGGCGGACGCGATTCCTGA
- a CDS encoding 50S ribosomal protein L23 yields the protein MAERFAGRLADVIRRPLITEKATRALELNQYTFEVDHRAAKPDIKAAVESLFDVKVVGVSTMNPPRRTRRVGRFAGKRAQVKKAVVRLAEGNAIQLFPES from the coding sequence ATGGCTGAACGATTTGCAGGCCGGCTCGCGGATGTGATCCGCCGGCCGCTGATCACCGAGAAGGCCACCCGGGCCCTCGAGCTGAATCAGTACACCTTTGAGGTGGATCACCGCGCCGCCAAGCCCGACATCAAGGCGGCGGTCGAATCCCTGTTCGACGTCAAGGTGGTGGGTGTGAGCACGATGAATCCACCACGCCGCACCCGGCGGGTGGGCCGATTCGCCGGCAAGCGCGCCCAGGTGAAGAAAGCGGTGGTGCGCCTGGCCGAAGGCAATGCCATCCAGCTGTTCCCTGAGTCCTGA
- the rplD gene encoding 50S ribosomal protein L4: MAECVVRDWQGKEAGKASLELKVAKETSAADLVHRAVVRQLAHARQGTASTLTRAEVAGGGRKPYKQKGTGRARQGSIRTPLRPGGGVIFGPKPRSYNLAMNRKERRLALRTALMSRLDDLIVVKGFGAELEAPKTREVTAALGRLGIEAGQKVLLVLDGANEAVRLSVRNLEKVKLIAADQLNVFDLLNAKKLVVGEEALEKIQEVYGDG, encoded by the coding sequence ATGGCTGAATGTGTTGTTCGCGATTGGCAGGGCAAGGAAGCCGGCAAGGCTTCACTTGAGCTCAAAGTCGCCAAGGAAACGTCCGCCGCCGATCTGGTGCATCGCGCCGTCGTGCGGCAACTGGCCCATGCCCGGCAGGGCACGGCCAGCACCCTGACCCGGGCCGAAGTGGCCGGTGGTGGCCGCAAGCCCTACAAGCAGAAGGGCACCGGCCGCGCCCGTCAGGGTTCGATCCGTACACCCCTCCGCCCCGGCGGTGGTGTGATTTTCGGCCCCAAGCCGCGCAGCTACAACCTGGCGATGAACCGCAAGGAACGTCGCCTGGCCCTGCGTACCGCCCTGATGAGCCGTCTCGATGACCTCATCGTGGTGAAGGGCTTCGGTGCCGAGCTTGAGGCCCCCAAGACCCGTGAGGTCACCGCCGCCCTGGGCCGTCTCGGCATCGAGGCTGGCCAGAAGGTGCTGCTGGTGCTGGATGGAGCCAACGAGGCGGTGCGCCTGTCGGTGCGCAACCTCGAAAAAGTGAAGCTGATCGCCGCTGATCAGCTCAACGTGTTCGATCTGCTCAATGCCAAGAAATTGGTGGTTGGCGAGGAAGCACTCGAGAAGATTCAGGAGGTCTACGGCGATGGCTGA
- the rplC gene encoding 50S ribosomal protein L3: protein MSIGILGKKLGMSQFFDEEGRSIPVTVIEAGPCRITQLKSDGTDGYTAVQVGFGEIREKLVNKPAKGHQIKSGDQPVRHLREYRVDNLDGLELGNPITVSDFEAGQKVDVSGDTMGRGFSGYQKRHGFSRGPMTHGSKNHREPGSTGAGTTPGRVYPGKRMAGRYGGKQITTRGLTILKVDAERNLLVVKGSVPGKPGALLNIRPAKRVGAKAAT from the coding sequence ATGTCCATCGGCATTCTTGGGAAGAAACTGGGCATGTCCCAGTTCTTCGACGAAGAGGGCAGATCCATCCCGGTCACCGTGATCGAGGCTGGTCCCTGCCGCATCACCCAACTCAAAAGCGACGGCACCGACGGTTACACCGCCGTGCAGGTCGGTTTCGGCGAGATTCGCGAGAAGCTCGTCAACAAGCCCGCCAAGGGCCACCAGATCAAATCCGGTGACCAACCCGTTCGCCACCTGCGCGAATACCGAGTCGACAACCTCGACGGTCTTGAGTTGGGCAACCCCATCACCGTCTCCGATTTCGAGGCGGGCCAGAAGGTCGATGTGAGTGGCGACACCATGGGTCGTGGCTTCTCCGGCTATCAGAAGCGCCACGGCTTCAGCCGCGGCCCCATGACCCACGGTTCCAAGAACCACCGCGAACCCGGCTCCACCGGTGCCGGCACCACGCCGGGCCGTGTCTACCCCGGCAAGCGCATGGCAGGCCGCTACGGCGGCAAACAGATCACCACCCGTGGCCTCACCATCCTCAAGGTGGATGCCGAGCGCAACCTGCTGGTGGTCAAGGGTTCGGTGCCCGGCAAGCCCGGCGCCCTGCTCAACATCCGCCCGGCCAAACGGGTGGGCGCCAAGGCCGCGACCTGA
- a CDS encoding NAD(P)H-quinone oxidoreductase subunit N: MPLLLTGRGFRQDLENAGALALFVPLEGGSETRLLRRLRAAGYRAQLTTARGLGDPEAYLFQLHGVRPPHLGHQSVGRGAAVGEVQRVMPQLGSLLEGEAPILLWLLEGAVLSKAELASLVALSRREPRFKVVVEMGGARSLRWQPLAELADG, from the coding sequence ATGCCCCTGCTGCTCACCGGCCGCGGTTTCCGACAGGACCTGGAGAACGCCGGCGCCCTGGCCTTGTTCGTGCCCCTGGAAGGTGGTTCCGAAACCCGCTTGCTCCGGCGTCTGCGGGCGGCGGGATACCGGGCTCAGCTCACCACGGCCCGCGGCCTCGGAGATCCCGAGGCCTACCTCTTCCAACTGCATGGTGTGCGCCCGCCCCATCTCGGTCACCAGAGCGTTGGCCGCGGCGCGGCGGTTGGCGAGGTGCAGCGGGTGATGCCCCAGCTGGGAAGCCTGCTGGAAGGCGAGGCACCCATCCTGCTCTGGTTGCTGGAGGGGGCCGTGCTCTCCAAGGCCGAACTGGCTTCCCTGGTGGCGCTCAGCCGGCGCGAGCCGCGCTTCAAGGTCGTGGTGGAGATGGGCGGTGCCAGGTCGTTGCGCTGGCAGCCCCTGGCCGAGCTGGCGGATGGCTGA
- a CDS encoding LdpA C-terminal domain-containing domain, whose product MDPLAHPDRALAGGYWVKWIGGASNQDLGALEDLAGIYTLAGVHCLDLAADAAVVSAARRGIAWARERGAAQPWLMVSLSDGNDPHFRKAWFDPARCPADCPRPCERVCPALAIGSSGGVIASRCYGCGRCLPACPLGLIEERAQSVEGALVPALLAQLQPDAVEIHTQAGRGEAFRQRLAEVQRSGVPLRRLAVSCGLERGAGVLSGAAGAGDSPPPAPPGPEPLAAELWQRHAALRSCGFRPLWQLDGRPMSGDVGAGTAHVAVRLLEDLTPLAPPGPLQLAGGTNGGTLPRLEALGRRLGRRRAGAAGVAFGSVARRLLQPLLQEAASRQRPLLGEGDLWPQALTLADALVRPWLLPAL is encoded by the coding sequence CTGGACCCCCTGGCCCATCCTGATCGTGCCCTGGCCGGCGGGTACTGGGTCAAGTGGATCGGCGGTGCCAGCAATCAGGATCTCGGCGCCCTTGAGGATCTGGCAGGCATCTACACCCTCGCCGGGGTGCATTGCCTGGATCTGGCGGCGGATGCCGCCGTGGTGTCGGCCGCACGGCGGGGAATCGCCTGGGCCCGTGAGCGCGGTGCCGCGCAGCCCTGGCTGATGGTGAGTCTCAGTGATGGGAACGATCCCCATTTCCGCAAGGCCTGGTTCGATCCGGCGCGCTGTCCTGCGGACTGCCCGCGGCCCTGCGAACGCGTCTGTCCTGCCCTCGCCATCGGCTCCTCCGGCGGCGTCATCGCCAGCCGCTGTTATGGCTGTGGCCGTTGCCTGCCGGCCTGTCCGCTTGGGCTGATCGAGGAGAGGGCTCAATCGGTGGAGGGTGCCCTGGTGCCCGCCTTGCTCGCCCAGCTGCAACCCGATGCCGTGGAGATTCACACCCAGGCCGGCCGCGGAGAGGCGTTTCGGCAGCGTCTGGCCGAGGTGCAGCGCAGTGGTGTGCCCCTGCGGCGCCTGGCGGTGAGCTGTGGCCTGGAGCGGGGTGCAGGCGTGCTCAGCGGGGCAGCGGGCGCGGGGGACTCACCACCTCCTGCGCCGCCTGGGCCCGAGCCATTGGCGGCTGAGCTCTGGCAGCGCCATGCGGCGCTGCGGTCCTGCGGTTTTCGGCCTCTCTGGCAGCTGGATGGCCGTCCGATGAGCGGGGATGTGGGCGCTGGCACCGCCCATGTCGCCGTGCGCCTGCTCGAAGACCTGACCCCCCTCGCTCCTCCCGGGCCGTTGCAGCTGGCCGGCGGCACGAATGGCGGCACCCTGCCGCGACTGGAGGCCCTGGGTCGGCGCCTGGGCCGCCGCCGCGCTGGCGCCGCCGGTGTGGCCTTCGGCAGTGTGGCCCGCCGTCTGCTGCAACCGCTGCTGCAGGAGGCGGCCAGCCGGCAGCGACCGCTGCTGGGGGAGGGCGATCTCTGGCCACAGGCCCTGACACTTGCCGACGCGCTGGTGCGTCCCTGGTTGTTGCCAGCCCTCTGA
- a CDS encoding AAA family ATPase — MADPTLLRRTTDDLDRLLEVLPPVVQESLLAIEGHEQLLEVVLDLGRVPEARYPGRALDLGSRAISRGDLAAVLDKLGPFGGDNRAGIERTLHRISAIRNRSGDVVGLTCRVGRAVFGTVAMVRDLLDSGESLLLMGRPGVGKTTALREIARVLADELAKRVVVIDTSNEIAGDGDIPHPAIGRARRMQVARPELQHQVMIEAVENHMPEVIVIDEIGTELEAQAARTIAERGVMLVATAHGNALANLIKNPTLSDLVGGIQSVTLGDEEARRRRSQKTVLERAAEPTFPQAVEMHSRSRWLIHRDVAGTVDLMLRGQSARPQIRELGSDGQVHWQESAPAPARGPVAPHRPKAAALAPVPLPDPRQPVLHRRSAAVSPNPDEFADPESELDPQSVARVQAPLRLLPIGISRHLLEQLQRSRRWTLQLVEGPEQADVVLSVRQQLGRDPEGRREAQRLGLPILVIKSDTLAQVQRGVERLLERHRRGPLHAPVGEVQGPRSRLGHGSAAHDDALAALEECRLAVEQVVLPHGRPVELLPRSETVRQMQVELVGRYRLRSAVFGRGLEQRLRVFPA; from the coding sequence GTGGCCGATCCGACCCTGCTCCGGCGCACCACCGACGATCTTGACCGGTTGCTGGAGGTGCTGCCGCCGGTGGTCCAGGAATCCCTGCTGGCGATCGAGGGCCATGAGCAGCTCCTGGAAGTGGTGCTCGATCTGGGTCGGGTGCCTGAGGCCCGCTATCCCGGCCGGGCGCTGGACCTGGGCAGCCGGGCGATCAGCCGCGGCGATCTGGCGGCCGTGCTGGACAAGCTCGGCCCCTTCGGTGGCGACAACCGGGCCGGCATCGAGCGCACCCTGCACCGCATCAGCGCTATCCGCAACCGCAGTGGCGATGTGGTGGGGCTCACCTGCCGGGTGGGCCGCGCCGTCTTCGGCACCGTGGCGATGGTGCGGGATCTGCTCGATTCTGGAGAGTCGTTGCTGTTGATGGGCCGGCCCGGCGTGGGCAAGACCACCGCCCTGCGGGAGATTGCCCGGGTGCTGGCCGATGAGCTGGCCAAGCGGGTGGTGGTGATCGACACCAGTAACGAGATCGCCGGTGACGGCGACATCCCCCATCCCGCCATCGGTCGGGCGCGGCGCATGCAGGTGGCCCGGCCGGAACTGCAGCACCAGGTGATGATCGAGGCGGTGGAAAACCACATGCCGGAGGTCATCGTGATCGATGAGATCGGCACCGAACTCGAGGCCCAGGCCGCCCGCACCATCGCCGAGCGGGGTGTGATGCTCGTGGCCACCGCCCACGGCAACGCCCTGGCCAACCTGATCAAGAACCCCACCCTTTCCGACCTGGTGGGGGGAATCCAGTCGGTGACACTCGGCGACGAGGAGGCCCGCCGCCGCCGCAGCCAGAAGACGGTGCTGGAGCGGGCGGCGGAGCCCACCTTCCCCCAGGCGGTGGAGATGCACAGCCGCAGCCGCTGGCTGATCCACCGGGATGTGGCCGGCACGGTGGATCTGATGCTGCGGGGCCAGAGCGCCCGCCCCCAGATCCGTGAGCTGGGCAGTGATGGACAGGTGCACTGGCAGGAGTCAGCCCCCGCGCCAGCCCGGGGACCCGTGGCGCCCCATCGTCCGAAGGCAGCGGCTCTTGCTCCGGTGCCGCTGCCCGATCCCCGCCAACCGGTTCTGCATCGTCGCTCTGCGGCCGTCTCGCCGAACCCCGACGAGTTTGCTGACCCGGAATCGGAGCTCGACCCGCAGTCGGTGGCGCGGGTACAGGCGCCGTTGCGGCTGCTGCCGATCGGCATCAGCCGCCACCTGCTGGAGCAATTGCAGCGCAGCCGCCGCTGGACGCTGCAGCTGGTGGAGGGCCCCGAGCAGGCCGATGTGGTGCTGAGCGTGCGTCAGCAGCTCGGCCGCGATCCGGAGGGACGCCGTGAGGCCCAGCGACTGGGGCTGCCGATCCTGGTGATCAAGTCCGACACCCTCGCCCAGGTGCAGCGTGGTGTCGAGCGCCTGCTGGAGCGCCACCGGCGCGGCCCGCTTCACGCGCCGGTCGGTGAGGTGCAAGGGCCACGATCGAGGCTGGGGCACGGCAGCGCCGCTCACGACGATGCCCTGGCGGCCCTGGAGGAATGCCGCCTGGCGGTGGAGCAGGTGGTGCTTCCCCATGGCCGCCCCGTGGAGCTGTTGCCCCGCAGCGAGACGGTGCGGCAGATGCAGGTCGAGCTGGTGGGTCGCTATCGCCTGCGCAGCGCTGTGTTCGGCCGCGGCCTGGAGCAGCGGTTGCGGGTGTTCCCGGCTTGA
- a CDS encoding HAD family hydrolase has translation MAEYWWSSRRAALRLDPSLCLPEQAPAGFLQLRPLIHKGWEMVLVAAELGRPDLDLAALLQDYAASLAPTLERRGWRAPQLQQALEQVRSEAIANDRQAWLALHRFYPGVPERLRRLALEGADWAVLTTKGGAFAAELLAAAALEPRAVYGHEQGSKPDVLLRLRAEVASIGFLEDRRPTLEQVRATPGLEAVVCLLVSWGYLGPDDACALPQGIDLLTPESFAAPLARWPGFATVRPY, from the coding sequence ATGGCCGAGTACTGGTGGTCATCCCGCCGGGCCGCCCTGCGGCTGGATCCTTCTCTCTGTCTTCCTGAGCAGGCCCCTGCCGGCTTTCTGCAGCTGCGGCCTCTGATCCACAAGGGCTGGGAGATGGTGCTGGTGGCCGCCGAGCTCGGCCGTCCGGACCTGGATCTGGCAGCCTTGCTTCAGGACTATGCCGCGTCTCTGGCGCCGACCCTTGAGCGGCGGGGCTGGAGGGCGCCGCAACTGCAGCAGGCGCTCGAACAGGTCCGCAGCGAGGCGATTGCCAACGATCGGCAGGCCTGGCTGGCTCTGCATCGTTTCTACCCCGGGGTGCCGGAGCGGTTGCGCCGGCTGGCATTGGAGGGGGCTGACTGGGCCGTGCTCACCACCAAGGGCGGGGCGTTCGCCGCCGAGCTGCTGGCCGCTGCCGCTCTCGAACCCCGCGCCGTCTACGGCCATGAACAGGGCAGCAAGCCGGATGTGCTGCTGCGCCTGAGGGCTGAGGTGGCCTCGATCGGATTTCTGGAGGATCGGCGTCCAACCCTGGAACAGGTGCGAGCCACGCCCGGTCTTGAGGCGGTGGTCTGCCTGTTGGTGAGCTGGGGCTATCTCGGCCCCGACGACGCCTGCGCACTGCCCCAGGGCATCGACCTGCTGACCCCGGAGTCCTTCGCCGCACCGCTGGCGCGCTGGCCCGGATTCGCTACAGTACGCCCGTACTAG